TAGCTTCAATCTGCTCTGCCACTGGAAGGGCTCCATTTAAGGCTTTCCAAaggaaaactttgatctttgggACTGTTACGACTTTCCAAACTCTCTCTTTGAGGATGTTAACTGACGGTAAATTGATAGCTTCTGGTTGGTTTTGTCTAGTTTTTTCCTCCAAGGCCAGTCGGTAGGCTGACTTAACTGTGAATTGGCCACTTCGTGTAAGCTTCCATGAGTGAAAGTCTTCCATCAACACCACCGGTTGATTTCTTTCCAGCCATTGTATGTCCTCTGGAACAAAGACTTCACATAATGCTGACCTTTTCCATCTCCTTGAATGAGGATCAATCAGAGAGCTTGCCCGCAAGTTCACATCGAAGTTGTAGTTCTTGATCCATGGTGCTCTCATGCCTTCTACAGGATCCTCAATCCACTTGTCAGTCCAGACTTTGGTATTTTCCCCATTGCCCACTCTATGTCTCAAGCCTTTGACCAGCAGCTCTCTTCCATGCAACAGGCTGCGCCAGGCAAATGACGGTCGCGAACCTAAAGTTGCCGAAAGGAAGACACCACCGGGAAAGTACCTACTTCTCAGGTAACGTGCAAGGAGAGATTTCGGTTGAGATATCATTTTCCACGCTTGTTTCGCTAGCATTGCTTGAATAAATGCTTCTAAATCTGTAAAACCCAAACCGCCTTGTTCCTTCGGTAGACACATACGTTCCCATGCAACCCAATGAATTTTTCTGATGTGAGGCTCAGCTCCCCACCAAAAAGCCGCCAGCATAGATGAGAGTTTGTCAATGATTGATTTGGGGAGTTTGAAGCAAGACATTGCAAAGGTTGAGAGGGAGGATCCCGACGATTTGATTATGACCTCTTTTCCACCTTGCGACAAGCGCTTATAGTACCATACATCAAGCCGATCTTGAGTTCTGTCTTTAAGATAAGAGAAGAGATCCACCTTTGAGCCTGAGAAGCATTCCGGCAAGCCCAAATATTTGCTTGCTCCCCCCTCATTAAATATTCCTAGGAGCCATTGGATTCTCGCTCTTGTTCCTTCATCTACCTTATCACCGAAAGAGATAGATGATTTCTCAAGGTTGATGATTTGTCCAGTGGCTTCACCATAAAAGTTGAGGATTCTTTGAAGCGCAGAGGTTTCATTCACATTAGCTTTGCATAGGAACAAACTGTCGTCTGCAAACAACAGATGCGACACAGTCGGGCCAACCTCTGAGAACCTCAGGCCACTGATCAACCCATTTCTCTCCGCAACGTTTAGCAAGTGAGTCAGACCCTCAGTGCACAGGACAAATAGGAAAGGCGATAGTGGGTCTCCTTGGCGGATACCTCTTTGGGGATTTATCAAGCCAAATGGTTGGTCATTGATGAGAACCGCATAGGACACTGATGATACACACATCATCACCAACTCCACCCACTTCAGGCTAAACCCGAGCGCCCGCATCAAGCAACTGAGATAACTCCACTCAACGCGGTCGTATGCTTTCGACATATCCGTTTTCACAGCCATCATCTCCATAGAAATCAAATGGTGGGTCTTCAGTGCATGAACTGCTTCGTGGGCAATGACTATGTTATCTGAGATGAGGCGATCCTGCACAAATGCTGATTGATTAACCGAGATGATGTCTTGTAAAAACGGTTGGAGCCTTCTAACCAAAATCTTTGAGACCGTCTTGTACAAAACTGAGCAGAGACTGATCGGTCTCAGGTCTTTCATGAGTTCTGGGTCCTTGACTTTGGGGATGAGGCACAGATACGTGAAGTTCCATTCTCTAGGGAGAGCCCCCGTTGTAAAGACCTCCTGAATCTCCCTTGTGATTTGCTCTCCAATTAGGTCCCAATATCGTTGAAAGAAGTGGCCCGTCATCCCATCAGGTCCCGGTGCACTGTCTGGATCAATAGAGAATATTGCCTCTCTAACCTCTTCTTTAGAAACGACTCTGGTGAGAGATTCGTTCATAGAGTCCGAGACTTTGGGAATCATACTCTCCAGAACAGAGCTATAAGGTTGCGGGTTTGACGATCGGAAAATGTTAGAGAAGTACTCAATGGCTACTTCTGCTTTCGCACCTTCAGACCAATGGCACTTTCCTGATTCATCTTTCAGCGTGGAAACCGAGTTCCTGGATCTATTTGTTTTGACTGCCGAGTGGAAGACCTTAGTGCAACGATCCCCTTGAAGTAGCCACTTGTCTCTACATTTCTGCTGCCAGAataattcttcttctttgtagGCTTTTATCAGATCCCTCTTAATGATGTTGACCATGAAGAGGCAAGGGTAATCTCTTGATTGCATCCATTCCAGCCTTTCTTGGAGGAGACGTATTTTGTCCTGCGCATTGAACATCGTTTGTTTCTTCCAGCGGCTTAGAGAATTCCTACAGCTTCTAATTCTTTGGGATACAGACTGATGCTGACCATTGCGATTCGACGACCACGCAA
The window above is part of the Brassica napus cultivar Da-Ae chromosome C3, Da-Ae, whole genome shotgun sequence genome. Proteins encoded here:
- the LOC125584458 gene encoding uncharacterized protein LOC125584458 produces the protein MEVKFADKNMIDCLVQFGEITFFLSCIYGEPATEGRDAVWERLNRFGTNRKEPWCLIGDFNEILSNEEKTGGPRRSEASFGPFADMLKICGMEELISKGNKLTWAGKRWKNWIHCALDRCFGNKEWHKLFPASNQSFLDKRGSDHRPVWMNFYASHQAFKGQFRFDKKFLIQPNVKNQICIAWSSNRNGQHQSVSQRIRSCRNSLSRWKKQTMFNAQDKIRLLQERLEWMQSRDYPCLFMVNIIKRDLIKAYKEEELFWQQKCRDKWLLQGDRCTKVFHSAVKTNRSRNSVSTLKDESGKCHWSEGAKAEVAIEYFSNIFRSSNPQPYSSVLESMIPKVSDSMNESLTRVVSKEEVREAIFSIDPDSAPGPDGMTGHFFQRYWDLIGEQITREIQEVFTTGALPREWNFTYLCLIPKVKDPELMKDLRPISLCSVLYKTVSKILVRRLQPFLQDIISVNQSAFVQDRLISDNIVIAHEAVHALKTHHLISMEMMAVKTDMSKAYDRVEWSYLSCLMRALGFSLKWVELVMMCVSSVSYAVLINDQPFGLINPQRGIRQGDPLSPFLFVLCTEGLTHLLNVAERNGLISGLRFSEVGPTVSHLLFADDSLFLCKANVNETSALQRILNFYGEATGQIINLEKSSISFGDKVDEGTRARIQWLLGIFNEGGASKYLGLPECFSGSKVDLFSYLKDRTQDRLDVWYYKRLSQGGKEVIIKSSGSSLSTFAMSCFKLPKSIIDKLSSMLAAFWWGAEPHIRKIHWVAWERMCLPKEQGGLGFTDLEAFIQAMLAKQAWKMISQPKSLLARYLRSRYFPGGVFLSATLGSRPSFAWRSLLHGRELLVKGLRHRVGNGENTKVWTDKWIEDPVEGMRAPWIKNYNFDVNLRASSLIDPHSRRWKRSALCEVFVPEDIQWLERNQPVVLMEDFHSWKLTRSGQFTVKSAYRLALEEKTRQNQPEAINLPSVNILKERVWKVVTVPKIKVFLWKALNGALPVAEQIEARGMKVDSRCQVCGNGTESINHMLFECPLARHVWAISGIPNPQNGYHCSSIFVNFSYLLNLEEKRELTPHSIRSWPWILWILWKTRNELLFKSLAPTPTNVMQRATQDSEEWFEAQTVEENITLDTTVGAQKEIVRWKPPPKDWMMCNVGFDWNRSKNLVGGGWVIRNERGVVVCHGRRAFSNIKSRDEARLLVILWSLESMRSHKMSNIIIAGEFSEMFGAVERPQAWPSFLHYAGQIESSMAGIAGCKLQVASREINRGATFIARSVTGQGLVRSYVQSGYPPWLFEFFVNESRYL